A window of the Microcaecilia unicolor chromosome 5, aMicUni1.1, whole genome shotgun sequence genome harbors these coding sequences:
- the LOC115471350 gene encoding claudin-8-like, with product MAHYIIQIIGIILGFIGLILTGIVTGMPQWRISIMVESNCQTAQKRIDGQWMTRWDGLWSTCISQSNMQMQCNSYDSLVTVTADLKAGRVLMVFALILSILAFLTAIMGMLFSHYFRKNERGKYYLITTAGTAFVLAALLVLIPVSWTTHSIFREYDAMCKTSQRLEMGEAIFLAWPTILFLLIAGLVLCCSRPRVEREDSSDYTPSVHHSHHSQKSLYTCQIKKTPSVYSKSQYI from the coding sequence ATGGCGCACTACATCATTCAAATCATCGGAATCATACTGGGCTTCATTGGCCTGATCCTGACTGGTATTGTCACGGGAATGCCTCAGTGGAGAATCTCCATCATGGTAGAAAGCAACTGCCAGACTGCCCAAAAGCGCATTGACGGCCAGTGGATGACTCGATGGGACGGACTGTGGTCAACTTGCATCAGTCAATCCAACATGCAGATGCAGTGCAACAGCTACGACTCCTTGGTGACTGTCACAGCTGATCTTAAGGCTGGCAGAGTGCTAATGGTCTTTGCACTAATACTGTCAATCCTTGCCTTCCTGACAGCTATCATGGGTATGCTGTTCTCCCACTACTTTCGGAAGAACGAGCGAGGCAAGTATTACCTGATCACGACTGCTGGGACGGCTTTCGTCTTGGCTGCTCTTCTCGTGCTCATCCCAGTGAGCTGGACCACCCACAGCATCTTCAGAGAATACGACGCGATGTGTAAAACGTCACAGCGACTGGAGATGGGGGAGGCGATTTTCCTAGCCTGGCCCACTATCCTGTTCCTGCTCATTGCAGGCTTAGTACTGTGTTGCTCCCGTCCTCGTGTTGAGAGAGAGGACAGCTCCGATTACACACCCTCTGTGCATCACTCGCATCACTCGCAGAAGTCTCTATACACTTGTCAGATTAAGAAAACCCCAAGTGTGTATTCCAAGAGTCAATATATCTAG